A portion of the Leptospira terpstrae serovar Hualin str. LT 11-33 = ATCC 700639 genome contains these proteins:
- a CDS encoding chemotaxis protein CheX, whose protein sequence is MQIKADFINPFLEAATIVFRDVLQQDLIRGKIGIKDSPAPSHEIAIIIGVVGSFSGEVVYSMNLDAAYKVSRKLVPGLSDEDVKNEYKDILGEIANMTTGNAMNIFTSAGQSVEITTPNIQETNNTSVRFNKKPTLSINLYSKFGRIEVNVAIA, encoded by the coding sequence ATGCAAATTAAAGCCGACTTCATCAACCCGTTCCTGGAAGCAGCCACCATCGTTTTTCGCGATGTGTTACAACAGGATCTCATCCGAGGAAAAATCGGGATTAAGGACTCACCAGCTCCAAGTCACGAAATCGCAATTATCATTGGTGTAGTGGGTTCCTTTAGTGGTGAAGTGGTTTATAGCATGAACCTAGATGCTGCGTACAAAGTGTCCCGCAAACTTGTGCCAGGTCTTTCCGATGAGGATGTAAAAAACGAATACAAAGACATCCTTGGTGAGATCGCCAACATGACTACCGGTAATGCGATGAATATTTTTACATCTGCTGGCCAATCGGTGGAAATCACAACGCCAAACATCCAAGAAACGAATAACACTTCTGTTCGGTTTAACAAAAAACCAACACTTTCCATCAACTTATATTCTAAGTTTGGACGTATCGAAGTGAATGTCGCAATTGCATAA
- a CDS encoding tetratricopeptide repeat protein: MKVFVLISKFKNFVLAFSQVILLFAYSSLAAESTELFLPFPETWNKDVINSNTDPSTNSKNSNVSSNPNSIINSNPKPSTAVPSETNVETQGTSLASNNQTSITTKSKPLEKKKKKKEVVDPSQASFQKGKAYLTRDQKKSAESEFAESYGKEGEAAKFSRVENTNLYGLDGKDKESNGLVEKQEDADLKIKTQFELARSLDRIGNPESEEKAYKEYLKLVTEFPKHPELTPRSHYAVAILLIRKKEFRSAAHQLVSILKNYKESAEFLPAHYYLGKIYESSWDERDLERSLKYYQLYMNGMEGKSSVTGYDFRKETRERLRVLGSSI; the protein is encoded by the coding sequence ATGAAGGTTTTTGTTTTGATCTCTAAATTTAAAAATTTTGTTTTAGCTTTCTCTCAAGTAATTCTTTTGTTTGCATATTCTTCCCTTGCTGCAGAATCCACTGAGTTGTTTTTGCCTTTTCCGGAAACTTGGAACAAAGACGTTATCAATTCTAACACAGATCCGTCGACTAACTCAAAAAATTCAAATGTTAGCTCTAATCCTAACTCTATCATCAATTCCAATCCTAAACCATCTACTGCGGTTCCTTCCGAAACCAATGTAGAAACACAAGGGACTTCCCTTGCTTCCAACAACCAAACTTCTATTACTACAAAATCAAAACCCTTAGAGAAGAAGAAAAAAAAGAAGGAAGTGGTCGATCCTTCACAGGCCTCCTTCCAAAAAGGAAAGGCGTATTTAACAAGGGACCAAAAGAAATCCGCTGAATCTGAGTTTGCTGAATCCTATGGAAAGGAAGGGGAAGCAGCGAAGTTTTCTCGAGTAGAAAACACAAATCTCTATGGCTTAGATGGGAAAGATAAAGAATCCAATGGACTTGTGGAAAAACAAGAAGATGCAGATCTCAAAATCAAAACCCAGTTTGAACTTGCTAGGTCTCTCGATCGAATTGGAAATCCTGAATCAGAAGAAAAAGCTTATAAAGAATACCTAAAACTTGTAACAGAGTTTCCAAAACATCCAGAACTAACACCTAGATCCCATTATGCGGTTGCCATACTTCTCATTCGTAAAAAGGAATTTCGTTCAGCAGCACACCAACTGGTGAGTATTCTAAAGAATTATAAAGAGTCGGCAGAGTTTCTTCCGGCGCATTATTATTTAGGTAAAATTTACGAGAGCAGTTGGGACGAGAGGGATTTGGAACGTTCCTTAAAGTACTATCAACTTTATATGAATGGAATGGAAGGGAAATCGTCCGTAACTGGATATGATTTTAGAAAAGAAACCCGCGAAAGACTGCGGGTTTTAGGTTCTTCGATTTAA
- a CDS encoding LIC_11485 family protein produces the protein MDIKNINIPKVNVDTQKMMGAVDGLVDKIPSQVQDLLKKIAISLFVFFLIMAIYVGWTNGWENAKPQGMQLAQDTRSLFLTEIERDYNRKRKDVRMSDPENLKYESNRKMQFDFISERESNGYSHDTIPEEQDFLGKEYDFRNRKAEDTSVPPIYTPSGDGLIPAPIDVVPIQPKENSNTTGATESDDEIRMQRMLNRVSDLEKKVKAKNEEKNLETLKLPKPPESSEGVGKPRSLERIPKNLR, from the coding sequence GTGGATATCAAAAATATAAATATACCCAAAGTCAATGTAGACACCCAAAAGATGATGGGTGCAGTCGATGGTCTTGTAGATAAAATACCATCCCAAGTCCAAGACCTACTCAAAAAAATCGCCATCTCGCTCTTTGTCTTTTTTCTTATTATGGCCATTTATGTAGGATGGACCAACGGTTGGGAAAATGCCAAACCCCAAGGGATGCAACTCGCCCAGGATACCCGTAGTTTATTTCTAACAGAAATTGAACGTGATTATAACAGGAAACGAAAAGATGTTCGCATGTCCGATCCTGAAAATTTAAAATACGAATCCAATCGAAAGATGCAATTTGATTTTATCAGCGAAAGGGAATCCAACGGATACTCACATGATACCATCCCAGAAGAACAAGATTTTTTGGGAAAAGAATATGACTTTAGAAATCGTAAAGCCGAAGATACTTCGGTCCCACCCATATACACTCCGTCAGGTGATGGTTTGATACCTGCACCCATTGATGTTGTGCCCATTCAGCCAAAAGAAAATTCTAATACAACTGGTGCAACAGAATCTGATGATGAAATCCGTATGCAACGAATGTTAAACCGAGTTTCTGATTTGGAAAAAAAAGTGAAGGCTAAAAACGAAGAAAAGAATTTGGAGACTTTGAAATTACCCAAACCGCCAGAATCGAGTGAAGGTGTTGGAAAACCGAGAAGTTTGGAACGAATTCCTAAAAACTTAAGATGA
- a CDS encoding OmpA family protein, whose protein sequence is MVRILIIILLLFGNGLISSQSVKNGIQVLEGDLLNTGHLLRTDKQVFRISTGVLQEELAYLAGKKIRMLCDVQGETCSPVRYEMEPFESGKTPDWTLKKIPRYVTQGQFSFNPQCTPDGKVLFWTALVREGGRSTQKIWAAKRDQYGFWMQGEQLPTPLNNRFPSAVISALPGGNELFVFGNFGEEEMLDNLKREMMYKSQIASREAQNPKEFHLVLTKLETEYKERSEKIQNRAPLYKTHKTESGWSMPSPINFPSFYNWYRKADNPNQQVFGGSALASSARTLIYSAQQKKNFGKLDLYVSLQNDAGVFEEGINLGNTLNTSEEEMAPFLGPDDKTLYFSSSGRKEGISIFISRRLNDSWTSWSEPQELSPNLRGVNFFSIPAVGNWAYMSREGELYMAAIPHHFQPEPVVVIKGKVVDEEGKPLSAFVQYESLNRKKSIGSTVSDPGTGEFSIILPYDENYGFYGEKEGYLPVSQNLNLVGKEKEDKEKTVLLVLPKLKKGNQIVMNNLFFAFRSADLTKESEPELDRLAGILRKSANLKILIEGHTDNVGTKSANQKLSLERANSVANYLKSKHKIEESRIAIVGHGPQVPIADNLTEEGRGTNRRVVFKISEE, encoded by the coding sequence ATGGTACGGATTCTCATCATCATTCTCCTCCTTTTTGGGAACGGGCTCATTAGCTCGCAAAGTGTTAAAAATGGAATCCAGGTTTTGGAGGGCGACTTACTGAATACCGGCCATCTGCTCCGCACTGACAAACAGGTTTTCCGTATCAGCACCGGTGTTTTACAAGAGGAGCTTGCCTATTTGGCAGGGAAAAAGATACGCATGTTATGCGATGTCCAAGGGGAGACTTGCAGCCCAGTTCGTTATGAGATGGAACCTTTTGAATCGGGGAAAACTCCCGATTGGACATTAAAAAAAATACCCCGCTATGTAACCCAAGGCCAATTTTCTTTTAACCCGCAGTGTACACCAGACGGCAAAGTTTTATTTTGGACGGCACTGGTTCGCGAAGGTGGTAGATCCACGCAAAAAATTTGGGCCGCCAAACGAGACCAATACGGTTTTTGGATGCAAGGGGAACAACTTCCTACACCACTTAACAATCGTTTTCCTTCTGCAGTGATTTCTGCTCTCCCCGGTGGGAATGAATTATTTGTCTTCGGTAATTTTGGGGAAGAAGAAATGTTGGATAACCTGAAACGAGAGATGATGTACAAATCTCAAATTGCATCCAGGGAAGCACAAAATCCAAAAGAGTTTCATCTTGTTCTTACTAAATTAGAAACTGAATATAAAGAGCGATCCGAAAAAATTCAAAACCGCGCACCCTTATACAAAACACATAAAACGGAATCTGGTTGGTCAATGCCTTCCCCCATCAACTTCCCTAGTTTTTATAATTGGTATAGGAAGGCTGATAATCCCAACCAACAGGTATTTGGTGGATCTGCGTTGGCATCCAGTGCTCGGACTCTAATATACTCGGCTCAACAAAAGAAAAATTTTGGTAAGTTAGATTTGTATGTCAGTTTACAAAATGATGCAGGTGTATTTGAAGAAGGAATCAACTTAGGAAATACTTTGAATACTAGCGAAGAAGAGATGGCCCCATTTCTTGGACCGGATGACAAAACATTATACTTTTCATCGTCTGGAAGAAAAGAAGGGATTTCCATCTTTATTTCAAGAAGGTTAAACGATTCTTGGACATCTTGGTCTGAACCACAAGAACTTTCACCTAATCTAAGAGGTGTAAATTTCTTTAGTATTCCTGCTGTTGGGAATTGGGCCTATATGTCCCGAGAAGGGGAGTTGTATATGGCCGCCATTCCTCATCACTTCCAACCAGAACCAGTGGTAGTGATTAAAGGTAAAGTTGTGGATGAAGAAGGAAAACCGCTTTCGGCCTTTGTGCAATATGAATCTTTAAACAGAAAAAAATCCATCGGATCCACTGTGAGTGATCCGGGGACAGGTGAGTTTAGCATCATACTTCCTTATGATGAAAATTATGGTTTTTATGGTGAGAAGGAAGGATACCTTCCTGTTTCACAAAACCTAAATTTGGTGGGAAAGGAAAAGGAAGATAAAGAAAAAACGGTCCTACTGGTTCTACCGAAGTTAAAAAAAGGAAACCAAATTGTGATGAACAATTTGTTCTTCGCTTTTCGCTCTGCCGATCTCACCAAAGAATCAGAACCGGAACTTGACAGATTGGCAGGGATCCTCCGAAAATCGGCCAATTTGAAGATCCTAATTGAAGGACATACGGATAATGTTGGGACCAAATCTGCCAATCAAAAGTTATCGTTGGAAAGAGCAAATTCGGTTGCTAATTATTTGAAGTCTAAACATAAAATAGAAGAATCACGAATTGCGATCGTAGGTCATGGCCCTCAAGTGCCCATTGCAGACAATTTGACCGAAGAAGGTCGTGGGACAAACCGAAGGGTCGTCTTTAAAATTTCGGAAGAGTAA
- a CDS encoding ATP-binding cassette domain-containing protein, translated as MIQASGITVSFGKKPLFENVSIKFKPECRYGLIGANGSGKSTFMKVLAGILQPSAGSVALDKDVKVGYLKQDHYEYENETVLGTVLRGNPELWNVMSERDAIYAKEDMTDEDGMRISEIEEIFADMGGYEAESVAGELLEGLGIPTTAHNRPLNFLTGGFKLRVLLAQVLFLKPDVLLLDEPTNHLDIKTIHWLEELLINYEGVVIVISHDRHFINSVATHIADLDYNTIRVFPGNYDDFMIAAEQSREQLMSDSKRAKEKIADLQEFVSRFSANASKSKQATSRQKMIEKIKGEMVDVKPSSRVAPYIRFKAKRTLGKDVFEAINISKSYDGKPVIKEFSTSVTKGEKVGIVGTNGVGKTTLLKMLLKKLEPDSGQVKWGDSVETSFFPQDHREAMEPDADTLVEWLLRNSPQGTEVQEIRAILGRMLFSGDMANKSTTVLSGGEKSRMIIGKMILAGDNVIALDEPTNHLDLETIEALNYALSLFDGTVILVSHDREFISSLCTRIIEVTPEGIKDFKGNYEEFLEREGNDFYKRLTGGAIITT; from the coding sequence ATGATCCAAGCTAGCGGCATTACAGTCTCCTTCGGGAAAAAACCTCTTTTCGAAAACGTCTCCATTAAATTCAAACCGGAATGCCGTTACGGTCTGATCGGAGCCAATGGGTCCGGAAAATCGACCTTTATGAAGGTTTTAGCCGGAATTTTACAGCCTTCGGCCGGTTCTGTCGCCCTCGACAAGGATGTTAAGGTTGGTTATTTGAAACAGGACCACTACGAATACGAAAATGAGACGGTCCTTGGCACGGTGCTACGGGGAAATCCTGAACTTTGGAATGTCATGTCAGAACGTGATGCCATCTACGCCAAAGAGGACATGACCGATGAAGACGGAATGCGAATCTCAGAGATTGAGGAAATTTTCGCTGATATGGGTGGGTACGAGGCCGAATCTGTGGCAGGTGAGCTTCTAGAAGGTTTGGGGATCCCTACCACTGCCCATAACCGTCCTTTGAATTTTCTTACCGGTGGTTTCAAACTCAGGGTTCTTTTGGCCCAAGTTTTATTTTTAAAACCCGATGTCCTCCTTTTGGATGAACCAACGAACCACTTAGATATCAAAACCATCCATTGGTTGGAAGAACTTTTGATCAATTATGAAGGTGTGGTCATAGTGATCTCCCATGACCGTCACTTTATCAATTCCGTAGCCACACATATCGCCGATTTGGATTACAATACGATCCGCGTGTTCCCAGGAAACTATGACGACTTTATGATTGCGGCAGAACAATCGCGTGAGCAGTTAATGAGTGATAGTAAACGGGCAAAAGAAAAAATTGCCGACTTACAAGAGTTTGTTTCTCGATTTTCTGCAAACGCAAGTAAATCAAAACAAGCTACTTCTCGTCAAAAAATGATCGAAAAAATCAAAGGAGAAATGGTGGATGTAAAACCATCTTCTCGAGTAGCACCTTACATTCGTTTCAAGGCAAAACGTACACTTGGAAAAGATGTGTTTGAAGCTATAAACATTTCTAAATCTTACGATGGGAAACCAGTCATCAAAGAATTTAGTACCTCTGTCACCAAGGGAGAAAAGGTAGGGATTGTGGGAACAAACGGTGTTGGTAAAACCACTCTTCTTAAAATGTTATTAAAAAAATTAGAACCCGATTCGGGTCAGGTGAAATGGGGAGATTCGGTAGAGACTTCCTTCTTCCCACAAGACCACCGTGAGGCAATGGAACCAGATGCAGATACTCTAGTGGAATGGTTATTACGTAACTCACCGCAAGGGACAGAAGTTCAAGAAATTCGCGCCATTCTCGGTAGGATGCTTTTTTCTGGAGATATGGCGAATAAATCCACTACGGTTCTTTCCGGAGGGGAAAAATCGCGAATGATCATTGGTAAGATGATCCTTGCAGGGGACAATGTCATCGCACTGGATGAACCAACTAACCACTTGGATTTAGAAACCATTGAAGCTCTAAACTACGCCTTGTCTTTGTTTGATGGGACTGTCATATTAGTTTCCCATGATAGAGAGTTTATCTCATCTCTTTGTACAAGAATTATAGAAGTCACTCCCGAAGGAATCAAAGACTTCAAAGGAAATTACGAAGAATTTTTGGAAAGGGAAGGAAACGATTTCTACAAACGCCTTACAGGTGGTGCGATCATCACTACTTAA
- a CDS encoding Lsa36 family surface (lipo)protein, with translation MRFFFHFIFLVLLIPTAGSNLQAQVLCLGGECSNIPADYQILGNFAKPVFDKIYTNGFLHSMGDNAVLQNLNSNQSGGTKVDRYRLGLGYTVSQGQAKARDFYYENSELRTLPKRGVAASPSFSFTANLGEWINSPNAKQWNLTVHFFPYEFGEANIPFVKIRNTEVNGRVNNFGAVLRYFPVDSGFSFGLGIFQTNQDIYLSSYDRRPTQFRIDGDKRRWIGQNDLFYQSRITSGSIDIKYNYTIGFLSIIPGLGFVYNHGYTAVQASRFAAISRMENPDDFGSVPSAIGIRLATRHNHRSGFGYGSLGFQIGMGEFSLTTELMAGKEIQSINLSLQKHF, from the coding sequence ATGAGATTCTTTTTCCATTTTATTTTCCTCGTATTGCTGATACCAACAGCAGGGTCAAATCTGCAGGCGCAAGTTTTATGTTTGGGGGGAGAATGTTCCAATATCCCAGCCGACTACCAAATATTAGGAAATTTTGCAAAACCTGTTTTTGATAAAATTTATACAAATGGTTTTCTTCATTCCATGGGGGACAACGCTGTTTTACAAAATTTGAACTCTAACCAATCAGGGGGAACTAAGGTGGATCGATATCGCCTAGGGCTTGGTTATACGGTATCACAAGGGCAAGCGAAAGCACGAGATTTTTATTATGAAAATTCAGAACTAAGAACATTACCGAAACGAGGCGTTGCGGCATCACCTTCCTTTAGTTTTACGGCCAATTTGGGGGAATGGATCAATAGTCCTAATGCCAAACAATGGAATCTGACTGTCCATTTTTTCCCCTACGAGTTTGGGGAAGCCAATATTCCATTTGTAAAGATTCGCAATACAGAAGTAAACGGGCGAGTAAATAATTTTGGAGCTGTCCTTCGTTACTTTCCGGTTGATTCTGGCTTTTCCTTTGGACTGGGTATTTTCCAAACCAATCAAGATATCTACTTAAGTTCTTATGACAGAAGACCCACTCAATTTAGGATTGATGGAGATAAACGTCGTTGGATCGGTCAAAATGATTTGTTTTATCAATCGAGAATTACTTCGGGTTCCATAGATATAAAATACAACTATACGATTGGATTTTTATCGATAATACCTGGTTTAGGTTTTGTTTATAATCATGGTTATACGGCAGTTCAAGCTAGTCGGTTTGCCGCAATTTCCAGAATGGAAAATCCGGATGACTTTGGCTCTGTACCCAGTGCCATCGGGATTCGTCTAGCAACAAGGCATAATCATAGATCTGGGTTTGGATATGGGAGTTTGGGATTTCAAATTGGTATGGGAGAATTTAGTCTGACGACTGAGTTAATGGCAGGGAAAGAAATCCAATCGATTAACCTTTCCCTGCAAAAACATTTTTAA
- the rdgB gene encoding RdgB/HAM1 family non-canonical purine NTP pyrophosphatase, with amino-acid sequence MTKRTLAFASGSAHKWKEMQMLLAPYGFEVVLPKDLGISFSPEETETTFTGNSFIKSKELYRLTGIPSFADDSGISVPALGGEPGVYSARFGGPGLSDKERANFLLKKLGTNKDRRAYYSCVVSYVDKNQEVSFEGRVDGLIAEDYDEEGKFGFGYDPIFIYPPFDKRFSQIPESEKNTVSHRKKAMELFLDWLQKQN; translated from the coding sequence CTGACAAAGAGAACTTTAGCATTTGCTTCCGGTAGTGCACACAAATGGAAGGAAATGCAGATGTTACTTGCTCCTTACGGTTTTGAGGTAGTCCTTCCTAAAGATTTAGGAATTTCTTTTTCACCAGAAGAAACAGAGACTACCTTTACCGGAAATTCCTTTATTAAATCAAAAGAACTTTATCGCCTAACTGGGATTCCCTCTTTTGCGGATGATTCTGGAATTTCTGTTCCAGCACTTGGTGGGGAACCGGGAGTGTATTCCGCTCGTTTTGGTGGTCCTGGTCTCAGTGATAAAGAACGTGCCAATTTCCTTTTGAAAAAGTTGGGTACAAATAAGGATCGGAGAGCTTACTATAGTTGTGTTGTGAGTTATGTGGATAAAAACCAAGAGGTATCTTTTGAAGGTAGAGTCGACGGTCTAATTGCCGAGGACTACGATGAAGAAGGAAAGTTTGGATTTGGTTATGATCCTATTTTTATTTATCCTCCTTTTGATAAACGATTTTCCCAAATTCCAGAATCAGAAAAAAATACCGTATCCCACCGTAAAAAAGCAATGGAACTTTTTTTAGATTGGCTACAAAAACAGAATTAA
- a CDS encoding STAS domain-containing protein, translated as MDVQVKDDIRIIKFSGAILKVDSDEIEKELSKLTQSSVKKIILDLTKVHHICSTALGIFVATKRKLKPMNGDIKVIVVDEDLIQLFEITMLDKVFEIFPDLSAAMEGFQLDEEDSH; from the coding sequence ATGGATGTTCAAGTCAAGGATGACATAAGGATTATTAAGTTTTCTGGGGCCATCCTCAAGGTTGATTCTGATGAGATTGAAAAAGAACTTTCAAAACTCACGCAAAGTTCTGTTAAAAAAATCATTCTGGATCTAACAAAAGTTCATCATATTTGTTCGACTGCACTTGGGATTTTTGTAGCCACCAAACGTAAGTTAAAACCTATGAATGGTGATATTAAAGTGATTGTTGTCGATGAAGATTTGATTCAATTGTTTGAAATTACAATGCTCGACAAGGTATTCGAAATTTTCCCTGATTTATCTGCAGCAATGGAAGGATTCCAACTCGACGAGGAAGATTCTCACTGA
- a CDS encoding ComF family protein encodes MRGVSFVSIFFPKFCVLCGGFDLFSETMAVCKPCTKLHYLPQKQKLIPNQVKPQSDRFVFYDQAFFLQRRGSFEKTLFQSLKFENERPLAKYFCLGQGTLTNLLKEDPPNLAVLVPSSPKSGPRPYHASYALLEKWKKLWKIREDTSLRKVSADKQSAQGFENRFFHAKKAFQFIKSDRIMEGVHVLIVDDIFTTGATVNEIARLYKQAGVRKVTCVVLLLSGGD; translated from the coding sequence ATGAGAGGGGTTTCTTTTGTATCCATATTTTTTCCAAAATTTTGTGTTCTATGCGGTGGTTTTGATTTGTTTTCAGAAACAATGGCTGTCTGCAAACCTTGCACAAAGTTACATTACCTTCCGCAAAAACAAAAATTAATTCCAAATCAGGTCAAACCTCAATCAGATCGATTTGTCTTTTATGACCAGGCCTTCTTTTTACAAAGGCGAGGTAGTTTTGAAAAAACTCTCTTTCAGTCTTTGAAATTTGAAAATGAACGGCCCTTGGCTAAGTACTTTTGTTTGGGACAAGGAACTCTTACAAATTTATTGAAAGAAGATCCACCGAACCTAGCCGTACTCGTTCCTTCTTCTCCCAAATCGGGACCCAGGCCTTACCATGCATCGTATGCCCTCCTCGAAAAATGGAAAAAACTTTGGAAAATCAGGGAAGATACTAGTTTGCGTAAGGTTTCAGCGGACAAACAGTCTGCGCAAGGGTTTGAGAATCGGTTTTTTCATGCAAAAAAGGCGTTCCAATTCATAAAAAGTGATAGAATCATGGAAGGAGTTCATGTTCTAATTGTAGATGATATATTCACGACGGGTGCCACTGTTAATGAAATCGCTAGACTGTACAAACAGGCTGGTGTTCGGAAAGTGACTTGCGTCGTGTTACTGTTAAGCGGGGGTGATTGA
- the ompL47 gene encoding multi-beta-barrel domain surface protein OmpL47, which produces MQAHKYLLAILTISFAGQITAQVAAPKATTSTKDQAVKKTESTSTQAKDGVNKAETTVKDILGDKKESGAATSDPSALFITSKTSFSLDAKDESSTIDFIEWKPKNGEYRKYTQPIRISEEGLTEVYYRSVDKVGNAETPKILVLHVDNTAPHVSLVPQEQFFVLDGVPFASKNNTYTIVAEDQQTGVDKVKFSINQEASKAYTDPIKLENSGANVVKYSATDKSGNSSPESSIIITVDDVKPSIEIVPSFPLVEINGKNFQRKGNVFYVNASDKESGIKKVLVKIDEEEYKPYVEAIAIETQGDHVIKAMAVDNVGNQSDIVEVKLSVDLTPPTSTIQKSAEAPKVETPATTPAK; this is translated from the coding sequence ATGCAGGCGCACAAATACCTTTTGGCCATACTGACAATATCTTTCGCAGGCCAAATCACAGCACAAGTTGCTGCACCAAAAGCCACTACTTCCACAAAAGACCAGGCAGTCAAAAAAACAGAGTCCACCTCTACTCAAGCCAAAGACGGTGTTAACAAAGCTGAGACAACCGTAAAAGACATTTTGGGTGACAAAAAAGAATCCGGAGCTGCTACTTCCGATCCATCTGCTCTTTTCATTACTAGCAAAACTTCTTTTTCATTAGATGCAAAGGACGAGTCTTCCACAATCGATTTTATTGAATGGAAACCAAAAAACGGAGAATACAGAAAGTATACACAACCGATCCGTATTTCCGAAGAAGGACTTACTGAAGTTTACTATCGTTCTGTTGACAAAGTAGGAAACGCTGAAACACCTAAGATCCTTGTTCTTCACGTTGATAACACTGCTCCTCATGTGAGCCTTGTTCCACAAGAACAGTTTTTTGTATTGGATGGAGTTCCTTTCGCTTCCAAAAATAATACATACACAATTGTTGCAGAAGACCAACAAACAGGTGTTGACAAAGTAAAGTTCAGCATCAACCAAGAGGCATCTAAAGCTTACACAGATCCAATCAAATTGGAAAATAGTGGAGCAAACGTAGTAAAATATTCAGCTACTGATAAATCTGGAAATTCTTCTCCTGAATCTTCTATCATCATTACTGTTGATGATGTGAAGCCTTCTATTGAAATCGTTCCTTCTTTTCCTTTAGTGGAAATTAACGGAAAAAACTTCCAAAGAAAAGGGAATGTATTCTACGTAAATGCTTCTGATAAAGAATCAGGTATCAAAAAAGTCCTCGTTAAAATTGACGAAGAGGAATACAAACCATACGTAGAAGCAATTGCAATTGAAACACAAGGTGACCATGTCATCAAAGCGATGGCAGTAGATAATGTTGGAAACCAATCTGACATAGTAGAAGTAAAACTCTCTGTAGATTTAACTCCTCCAACTTCTACGATTCAAAAATCAGCAGAAGCACCAAAGGTAGAAACACCAGCAACCACACCTGCTAAGTAA
- a CDS encoding flagellar filament outer layer protein FlaA has translation MNAPRILGKLTLFLFWIGMVPIQAEAGIWREILLENFELSNYNRENLRTKLEKGTKLPEISLSSNFTAPIPGSKQALVLRIPKEANFPFSLYFPKPIEVNAFIKEIAIPIYSSQSNGNLTLIIESQDAEVRQLNLTSLNYRGWKSITVSISKNFDQNDRVFLQKSSIRILGFFYLPYENNDPNQEVLIAIDDITAIVRDKYRPLRNKEVLLED, from the coding sequence ATGAATGCACCAAGAATCTTAGGGAAACTTACACTTTTTCTTTTTTGGATAGGAATGGTTCCAATTCAGGCTGAGGCAGGGATTTGGCGGGAGATTTTACTCGAAAATTTTGAATTGTCCAACTACAATCGGGAAAACTTGCGCACTAAATTGGAAAAAGGTACAAAACTTCCAGAAATTAGCCTCTCTTCCAATTTCACTGCACCTATCCCAGGATCCAAACAAGCACTTGTCTTACGAATCCCCAAAGAAGCCAATTTCCCATTTTCTTTATACTTTCCTAAACCCATCGAAGTAAATGCCTTTATCAAAGAAATTGCCATTCCCATCTATTCATCACAATCCAATGGGAACCTAACACTGATCATAGAATCGCAAGATGCAGAAGTTAGACAATTGAATCTCACCTCACTCAATTATCGAGGTTGGAAATCAATTACGGTTTCGATTTCAAAAAATTTTGATCAAAATGATAGAGTTTTTCTTCAAAAAAGTTCCATACGCATTCTCGGATTCTTTTATTTACCCTATGAAAATAATGATCCAAACCAAGAGGTTCTCATTGCCATCGATGACATAACTGCCATAGTACGAGATAAATATAGGCCACTCCGTAATAAAGAAGTCCTATTAGAGGACTGA